A stretch of Leptospira andrefontaineae DNA encodes these proteins:
- a CDS encoding MFS transporter — protein sequence MILFYYLSSILGLLAGNMFNYTAIILSQSISNSDTFSGWVFFFVCFPLLFLSFTAGRLLDKYSRKWLLAAAQISMACGSGFAALALHLGWISPGKPYLLLVSSVLSGIGLSFVMPGRFAILGDLLEHSKIGKHSVWLNTLVLFGYGLAPLVAGYFKEYFSFKYVFISIGSAYVLSVFFLILIPVQMRERSQISSGPGISELITYLKDSPLVSQFLLLMGAVVLLVGPVQVLLPKYAKEILGLSEGQRGALLSALGVGLVIGGGATFLLHGLRKKGHILFGSALFSCFLFSLIPFLADSLVLTAVCFFVFGFMTGVIITLIPAGIQQNTENHIRGRILSLYSLVFLLVPAFSGILSGFFSDRIGIPSTFVWSGFLEMGALVYLSWRMDQVRSHY from the coding sequence GTGATTCTTTTTTATTATCTATCCTCTATCCTTGGCCTACTCGCGGGAAATATGTTCAATTATACCGCCATTATTCTTTCCCAAAGTATTTCTAATTCTGATACTTTTTCCGGATGGGTATTCTTCTTCGTATGTTTTCCTCTTCTATTTTTGAGTTTTACTGCAGGAAGATTATTGGATAAATATTCCAGAAAATGGCTTCTTGCAGCCGCACAGATATCGATGGCCTGCGGTTCCGGGTTTGCAGCCTTGGCATTACATTTGGGTTGGATCTCTCCGGGAAAACCCTATCTTCTTCTTGTGTCCTCGGTTCTTTCCGGAATCGGACTTTCTTTCGTGATGCCTGGAAGATTCGCTATACTCGGAGATCTATTAGAACATTCTAAAATAGGAAAACATAGTGTTTGGTTAAACACCCTTGTTCTTTTTGGATACGGCCTCGCTCCTTTAGTCGCCGGATATTTTAAGGAATACTTCTCCTTTAAATATGTTTTTATAAGCATTGGTTCCGCATATGTTTTGAGTGTTTTCTTTTTGATCTTGATCCCGGTCCAGATGAGAGAAAGAAGCCAAATTTCTTCCGGACCTGGGATCTCTGAACTAATTACATATTTAAAAGATTCTCCTTTAGTATCTCAGTTCTTATTGCTTATGGGTGCAGTGGTTCTGTTAGTCGGTCCGGTCCAGGTCCTTCTTCCTAAATACGCCAAGGAAATTTTGGGATTGAGTGAAGGACAAAGAGGAGCTTTGCTTTCCGCTTTGGGAGTAGGCCTTGTGATCGGAGGAGGAGCTACATTTCTTCTTCATGGTTTAAGGAAGAAGGGGCATATTCTTTTCGGATCCGCGTTATTCAGTTGTTTTCTATTTTCACTGATCCCTTTTCTTGCGGATAGTTTGGTGCTGACTGCGGTTTGTTTTTTTGTGTTTGGGTTTATGACCGGTGTGATCATCACTCTCATTCCGGCGGGGATCCAACAAAATACGGAAAATCATATCAGAGGAAGGATACTTTCTCTTTATAGCCTGGTCTTTCTTTTGGTACCTGCATTCTCCGGAATTTTATCCGGATTTTTCTCGGATAGGATTGGAATTCCTTCTACATTTGTTTGGTCCGGGTTTTTGGAAATGGGAGCATTGGTTTACCTCAGTTGGAGAATGGACCAGGTAAGAAGCCATTATTAG
- the dapA gene encoding 4-hydroxy-tetrahydrodipicolinate synthase: MFQGVFTAIITPFRNGKIDYDSYFSLLDKQIQARVSGVVPCGTTGESPTLSHEEHAELIRETVKHVKKRILVVAGTGSNSTREAVELTEAACKDGVDGILQVNPYYNKPTQEGLYLHFKEIADHSSVPVMLYNIPGRTSVNLLPETVLRLSEHPKIRSMKEATGDLGQMSKLISLVGDKMTVLSGDDNLTLPLLSLGGKGVVSVISNLFPESLVKLVESFQKGDVTSAQKIHYDFIELFALAFIETNPIPIKAVMSWHGFCSGEIRLPMTSLSAGPGADRLKKTVSDLLAKGYK, from the coding sequence ATGTTTCAAGGCGTATTTACTGCCATTATTACCCCTTTCCGGAACGGAAAAATAGATTATGATTCCTATTTTTCCCTTTTGGACAAACAGATCCAAGCAAGGGTAAGCGGAGTGGTGCCTTGTGGTACCACTGGCGAATCTCCTACTCTTTCTCATGAAGAACACGCGGAACTGATCCGCGAAACTGTGAAACATGTTAAAAAGCGGATCTTGGTCGTTGCAGGTACTGGTTCTAACTCTACTAGAGAGGCTGTGGAACTGACCGAAGCAGCTTGCAAGGACGGAGTGGACGGAATACTACAGGTTAACCCGTATTATAATAAGCCAACCCAAGAAGGATTATATCTTCACTTCAAGGAGATCGCGGATCATTCTTCCGTGCCTGTGATGTTGTACAATATTCCCGGTAGAACTTCTGTGAATTTATTGCCGGAAACTGTTCTTCGTCTTTCAGAACATCCTAAGATCAGATCCATGAAAGAAGCTACTGGAGATCTAGGACAAATGTCCAAATTGATCTCTCTTGTTGGAGATAAGATGACTGTTCTTTCCGGAGATGATAATCTGACTCTTCCTCTTCTTTCCTTAGGTGGAAAAGGTGTGGTGTCTGTGATCTCGAATCTATTCCCGGAAAGTTTGGTTAAGTTAGTGGAATCTTTTCAAAAAGGGGATGTGACTTCTGCCCAAAAGATCCATTACGATTTTATAGAATTATTTGCATTAGCATTTATAGAAACAAATCCGATCCCGATCAAAGCAGTGATGAGTTGGCATGGATTCTGTTCGGGGGAGATCCGTCTTCCTATGACTTCTCTAAGTGCTGGTCCAGGTGCGGATCGTTTGAAAAAAACGGTTTCCGATCTTTTAGCAAAAGGTTATAAATAA